The Quercus robur chromosome 7, dhQueRobu3.1, whole genome shotgun sequence genome has a segment encoding these proteins:
- the LOC126691973 gene encoding thaumatin-like protein 1 gives MMKTMALYSLTLAFFFLSGAHSARITFTNNCPYTVWPGTLTSDQKPQLSTTGFELASTASSAIDVQAPWKGRFWARTLCSTDSSGKFSCATAECSSGQVSCNGNGAVPPASLVEINIAADGGMDFYDVSLVDGFNLPVSVATQGGTGECKASSCPANVNAACPAELQVKGSDGSVIACKSACTAFNQPQYCCTGANNTPQTCPPTDYSRIFENQCPQAYSYAYDDQNSTFTCSGAPNYVITFCP, from the exons ATGATGAAAACCATGGCACTCTACAGCCTTACCTTGGCCTTCTTTTTCCTATCTG GTGCTCACTCTGCTAGAATAACTTTCACAAACAACTGTCCATATACCGTCTGGCCAGGAACCTTAACTTCAGATCAAAAACCTCAATTATCAACTACTGGGTTTGAGTTAGCATCTACAGCATCCTCAGCAATAGATGTCCAAGCTCCATGGAAAGGCCGATTCTGGGCCCGAACTCTATGCTCCACAGACAGCTCCGGAAAGTTCAGCTGTGCTACTGCAGAATGTAGCTCTGGTCAAGTTTCATGCAATGGTAACGGTGCAGTTCCGCCAGCTTCTTTGGTAGAAATCAACATAGCCGCCGATGGTGGAATGGACTTTTATGATGTTAGTCTTGTAGATGGGTTCAACTTGCCTGTTTCAGTAGCCACACAAGGTGGAACTGGTGAATGCAAGGCCTCAAGCTGTCCGGCCAATGTGAATGCAGCTTGCCCAGCAGAGCTGCAAGTGAAAGGGTCTGATGGAAGCGTTATTGCTTGCAAGAGTGCTTGTACTGCTTTCAATCAGCCACAGTATTGTTGCACTGGTGCAAATAACACTCCACAAACTTGCCCACCCACAGACTATTCTCGGATCTTTGAGAACCAATGCCCTCAAGCTTATAGCTATGCTTATGATGATCAGAACAGCACATTTACTTGCTCTGGTGCACCCAACTATGTTATCACTTTCTGTCCATGA